One Raphanus sativus cultivar WK10039 unplaced genomic scaffold, ASM80110v3 Scaffold0945, whole genome shotgun sequence DNA segment encodes these proteins:
- the LOC108853636 gene encoding replication protein A 70 kDa DNA-binding subunit C-like: MASFSRVSDLKPFKTMWKIKVKIIRLWKQYSTTGGLTIEMVVVDSNGVKIHASVKKDLVNRFDPVLSQGDSKILINFSVGHSFGSYRTTDHPYKISFLETTRVRNCELPIEVSGFDPASYRDILDGSLNADYLVDVIGQIVEVSPIEVLSINGKETNKIDDRLPIVLWGSFANEVMEAIQTRSDHAIICVIRFWKIKIWKDECSISNAYNVSEVQLNPPMSEVQDLLAVLPKEELTLAIVESKPLSVTSGVSEKDDFFIHTPRKTISQLCESRQVEKCIVMCTISAIDSDMGWYYLSCKVYAKKVLNVPNDVVDDEDDENPITFSYYCSKCKVSNPKLLPRYKLHLIVVDSTGTSKFLLFDNLAIQLIHQPCNELVGHNGDEIEEPDAIPLPLMNLVGKTYLFKVGIERENFLYKKDTYKVTKIITSRDIITEFEQNSSPKIPCLTYGEDNSIVSHAPEGSLLVSTESHGEGETTDLTPAKRRGTPIVNLEEAFDQSSGIHTTITARIKKEKTDKSG; this comes from the exons ATGGCTTCTTTCAGCCGTGTAAGTGATCTCAAACCTTTCAAAACCATGTGGAAAATCAAGGTTAAGATCATTCGTCTTTGGAAGCAGTACTCCACTACAGGAGGATTAACAATAGAGATGGTCGTCGTTGATTCTAAT GGAGTCAAAATTCATGCGTCCGTGAAGAAGGATTTGGTGAATCGATTTGATCCAGTTCTGTCCCAGGGTGATTCAAAGATACTCATCAACTTCTCAGTGGGTCACTCATTTGGTTCGTACCGGACTACGGACCATCCATACAAGATTTCTTTCCTTGAAACCACACGTGTGAGAAACTGCGAGTTGCCTATTGAGGTTTCTGGTTTCGATCCTGCTTCCTATCGTGACATTCTTGATGGGTCTCTCAATGCGGACTACTTGGTTG ATGTCATTGGGCAAATTGTTGAAGTATCCCCTATTGAAGTTCTCTCAATAAATGGTAAAGAGACAAACAAAAT CGATGATCGTCTACCTATTGTTTTGTGGGGAAGTTTTGCAAATGAAGTGATGGAAGCTATCCAAACGCGTAGTGATCATGCTATTATCTGTGTTATCAGATTTTGGAAGATCAAAATTTGGAAAG ATGAATGCAGTATATCAAATGCATACAATGTCTCCGAAGTGCAATTAAATCCACCCATGTCTGAAGTTCAAGATTTGCTTGCAGT GTTGCCCAAGGAGGAATTGACTTTAGCAATTGTTGAGTCTAAGCCACTGTCGGTTACCTCTGGTGTTTCTGAAAAGGATGATTTTTTTATCCACACCCCAAGAAAAACCATTTCCCAGCTTTGTGAATCTAGACAG GTTGAGAAGTGTATTGTGATGTGCACCATTTCAGCCATTGATTCTGATATGGGATGGTATTATTTAAGCTGCAAAGTCTATGCCAAGAAGGTGTTGAATGTGCCGAATGACGTTGTTGATGATGAGGACGATGAAAATCCCATCACGTTTAGTTACTATTGTTCTAAATGCAAAGTTTCAAATCCTAAACTTCTACCAAG GTACAAGCTGCATTTGATTGTTGTTGACAGCACGGGGACTTCGAAGTTCCTCCTATTCGATAATCTTGCAATTCAATTAATTCATCAACCTTGCAATGAATTGGTTGGACACAATGGTGATGAG ATTGAGGAACCGGATGCTATACCTCTTCCTCTTATGAATTTGGTTGGAAAGACATATTTGTTCAAGGTTGGTATTGAAAGAGAAAACTTTCTCTATAAGAAAGACACTTACAAAGTAACTAAGATTATCACCAGCCGTGATATAATAACTGAGTTCGAGCAAAATTCCAGCCCAAAG ATACCATGTTTAACTTATGGAGAAGACAATTCAATAGTTTCCCATGCACCCGag GGTTCCCTCTTGGTATCTACTGAGTCTCATGGGGAAGGAGAAACAACTGATCTCACTCCAGCAAAACGCAGAGGAACGCCTATTGTTAACTTGGAGGAAGCATTTGATCAGAGTTCTGGTATACACACCACGATTACAGCTCGAATCAAGAAGGAAAAGACTGATAAAAGTGGCTGA
- the LOC130503413 gene encoding uncharacterized protein LOC130503413, producing the protein MENFIRDLKIKTLMAEDYGTPVEEVFDKCVEDMTEHYRAKLFMLKKQQDAEYKKFQEELEVWRIQGKLELINDLFNNDALKEEKEKLESALVLAQAKASDVYVPKIDWFVLNEPQMFRP; encoded by the coding sequence TTTATAAGGGACCTCAAAATCAAGACGCTCATGGCTGAAGACTATGGGACTCCCGTAGAAGAGGTATTCGACAAATGTGTGGAAGATATGACAGAGCATTACCGGGCCAAGTTGTTTATGCTCAAAAAACAACAGGATGCGGAGTACAAGAAATTTCAAGAGGAGCTTGAGGTGTGGCGCATACAAGGCAAACTCGAACTCATTAACGATCTCTTCAACAATGATGCATTgaaggaagagaaagagaagttgGAGTCGGCGCTCGTGCTTGCCCAGGCGAAGGCAAGTGATGTTTATGTACCGAAGATCGATTGGTTCGTCCTCAACGAGCCACAGATGTTTCGTCCATGA